In Mytilus trossulus isolate FHL-02 chromosome 6, PNRI_Mtr1.1.1.hap1, whole genome shotgun sequence, a single window of DNA contains:
- the LOC134722084 gene encoding uncharacterized protein KIAA1958-like → MANNDGDGARFVAVGDGETGDFVELMKNANTRKKTVSDIKILKDWLISVGELRNPEDIPVEAMNMYLARFFIAVRTKDRKEYEPDSLKCIQSSIHRYLNEKSNISILKDKEFAHSRDVLGAKRKALKGKGLGNKKRRADPFTSDEIDSLFNKNLLGISNPEALTNTVWLNNSLHFGMRSRQEHTDMLFGDVTMKATSEGKHYLEYSERMTKTRQGESGNTRSFAPKMFENPGDPRCPVNAFKEFMKRRPVDTLTPDSRMYLSTLHNITPDSTFPPIRALWFSKQPLGKNKLGDLAKTMSLKAGLTGRKVNHSARKTTVTSLLHSNVEATQIMQLTGHRNVQSINQYSSSSLEQQEKMSNILSDISSGNRGSIANKPGNVSDQPSTSTHNIEHLTDDDLTNVDVDAMVACIESYEENSATMATSNSAQPTVIDLAPIMPNSRVCVLPYSKISGNVTINFYGVNDKN, encoded by the exons ATGGCGAACAATGACGGTGACGGTGCTCGTTTCGTCGCAGTGGGAGATGGCGAAACGGGAGACTTTGTGGAACTAATGAAAAACGCCAatacgagaaaaaaaacagtaagTGACATTAAAATTCTGAAGGACTGGTTAATAAGTGTAGGAGAATTACGCAATCCAGAGGATATTCCAGTTGAAGCAATGAATATGTATCTGGCCAGATTTTTCATAGCAGTACGTACAAAAGATAGAAAAGAATATGAGCCGGATTCACTAAAATGCATACAATCCTCGATACACAGATATCTGAATGAAAAAAGCAACATCAGTATATTAAAGGACAAGGAATTTGCACACTCTCGGGATGTTCTAGGAGCAAAGCGTAAAGCATTAAAAGGGAAAGGActtggaaataaaaaaagacgtGCAGACCCCTTCACTTCTGATGAAATTGATTCCTTGTTCAACAAAAATCTGCTAGGAATAA gTAACCCTGAGGCCTTAACAAACACAGTATGGTTAAATAACAGTCTCCATTTTGGAATGAGAAGTAGACAAGAGCATACAGATATGTTATTTGGTGATGTAACAATGAAAGCAACATCTGAAGGAAAGCACTATCTTGAATATTCAGAAAGAATGACAAAAACAAGACAAGGGGAGTCTGGAAATACAAGGTCGTTTGCAcctaaaatgtttgaaaacccAG GTGACCCAAGATGTCCTGTAAATGCATTTAAAGAGTTCATGAAAAGACGGCCTGTTGATACTTTGACACCAGACAGTAGAATGTATCTGTCAACACTCCACAATATTACCCCTGACAGCACTTTTCCACCTATTAGAGCACTGTGGTTTAGTAAGCAACCACTTGGAAAGAACAAGCTTGGTGACCTGGCAAAAACTATGTCTCTTAAAGCTGGTCTCACAGGCCGTAAAGTTAACCACAGTGCGAGAAAAACAACAGTTACTTCATTATTACATTCTAACGTTGAAGCTACCCAGATAATGCAGTTGACTGGACACCGTAATGTTCAATCTATAAACCAATATAGCTCTTCTTCTCTAGAGCAGCaagaaaaaatgtcaaacattttAAGTGACATCTCTTCTGGTAACCGAGGATCTATAGCTAATAAACCTGGAAATGTCTCTGATCAGCCAAGTACATCCACTCACAATATTGAACACTTAACAGATGATGATTTAACAAATGTAGATGTCGATGCAATGGTTGCTTGCATTGAAAGTTATGAGGAGAATTCTGCTACAATGGCAACTAGCAACAGTGCACAACCAACAGTTATAGATTTAGCCCCAATTATGCCAAATTCACGCGTTTGTGTATTGCCATATTCTAAAATAAGTGGAAATGTGACAATAAATTTCTATGGAGTAAATgataaaaactaa